From a single Marinobacter sp. THAF197a genomic region:
- a CDS encoding thiazole synthase, translating into MTDTPEIQLPEDKPLEIAGKVYQSRLLVGTGKYHDLMETGHAIEASGAEIVTVAVRRTNLGQNPDEPNLLDVISPSTYTILPNTAGCYTAKDAVRTCKLARELLDGHDLVKLEVLGEHKTLYPNMPETLTAAEELIKDGFKVMVYCSDDPLLAMRLEEMGCVAIMPLGAPIGSGLGIQNRYNIRLIVENAKVPVLVDAGVGTASDATIAMELGCDGVLMNTAIAQARDPIKMANAMRLAIEAGREAYLSGRMPKKLYASASSPIDGTFF; encoded by the coding sequence ATGACAGATACCCCGGAAATCCAGCTCCCCGAAGACAAACCCCTGGAAATCGCAGGCAAGGTTTACCAGTCCCGCTTGCTGGTGGGCACTGGCAAGTATCACGACCTGATGGAAACCGGCCACGCGATTGAGGCCAGTGGCGCCGAGATCGTGACCGTGGCGGTGCGCCGTACCAACCTCGGCCAGAACCCGGACGAGCCGAACCTGCTGGATGTCATTTCCCCGAGCACTTACACCATCCTGCCCAACACAGCCGGCTGTTACACCGCCAAAGACGCGGTACGCACCTGCAAGCTGGCCCGGGAGCTGCTGGATGGCCACGACCTGGTGAAACTGGAAGTGCTGGGTGAACACAAAACTCTGTACCCCAACATGCCGGAAACCCTGACCGCCGCCGAAGAGCTGATCAAAGACGGTTTCAAGGTGATGGTGTACTGCTCCGACGACCCGCTTCTGGCCATGCGTCTGGAAGAAATGGGTTGCGTGGCGATCATGCCCTTGGGTGCGCCCATCGGCTCAGGCCTGGGCATCCAGAACCGCTACAACATCCGGCTGATCGTCGAGAACGCCAAGGTACCGGTACTGGTAGACGCTGGCGTTGGTACCGCCTCGGATGCCACCATCGCCATGGAACTGGGCTGCGACGGCGTACTGATGAACACCGCCATCGCCCAGGCCAGAGACCCGATCAAAATGGCCAACGCCATGCGCCTGGCCATCGAAGCCGGCCGCGAGGCCTACCTTTCTGGACGTATGCCGAAGAAGCTGTACGCCAGTGCGTCGTCACCGATTGACGGCACTTTCTTCTAA
- the slmA gene encoding nucleoid occlusion factor SlmA, giving the protein MTTQKPSRRDTILQALVELLQNDPGARITTAGLAKTVGVTEAALYRHFPSKRKMFEALIEFAEEAVFSRCQLVLQEQEDVRVRLQQLVHLVLVFAERNPGLCCVLTGDALMGEDESLRKRASQFFERLETQFRQTLKEGEIRQSLRPRTSAARGADFVMVFLEGRIQRFVRSSFARLPSADFDEAWSLVSEAVWG; this is encoded by the coding sequence ATGACCACTCAGAAACCCAGCCGGCGGGACACCATCCTGCAGGCCCTTGTTGAATTGCTGCAAAACGACCCCGGGGCCCGGATCACCACCGCCGGCCTGGCTAAAACCGTGGGTGTCACCGAAGCGGCCTTGTACCGGCACTTTCCCAGCAAGCGGAAAATGTTCGAAGCCCTGATCGAATTTGCCGAGGAGGCGGTGTTCTCCCGTTGCCAGCTGGTGCTTCAGGAGCAGGAAGATGTGCGGGTTCGCCTTCAGCAGCTGGTGCATCTGGTGTTGGTGTTCGCTGAGCGTAATCCGGGTTTGTGTTGCGTGCTGACGGGCGATGCCCTGATGGGCGAGGATGAGTCCCTGCGCAAGCGCGCATCCCAGTTCTTCGAGCGTTTGGAAACCCAGTTTCGCCAAACTCTCAAGGAAGGCGAAATCCGCCAGAGCCTGCGGCCTCGAACCAGCGCGGCCCGTGGTGCAGATTTCGTGATGGTGTTTCTGGAAGGCCGCATCCAGCGGTTCGTCCGGTCCTCATTCGCTCGTTTGCCCTCTGCTGATTTCGACGAGGCTTGGAGCTTGGTTTCCGAGGCTGTTTGGGGTTGA
- a CDS encoding pyridoxal phosphate-dependent aminotransferase, with amino-acid sequence MDIKKDHRFAINLNVRGIQPSSTLRINELSNQLRSEGKDIIKLGLGQSPFPVPERVVDALKEHAHEKDYLPVKGLKGLREAIAGYINRAERMRCTWEDVLIGPGSKELLFILQLAYYGDLLIPRPSWVSYAPQARIIGRSVHWLPTHAENNWQLTAEELDIICRDDPSRPRILILNYPSNPTGCTYTDDQLLAIANVARKYNLILLSDEIYGEVHFEGKHKSIARYYPEGTIISTGMSKWLGAGGWRLGAFIFPSELRPLQDAMAIIASETFTSTAAPIQHAAITAFDGGEDIDEYLKQSRRVLKVVGEYVYTRLSAMGAVVQKPEGAFYLFPDFSSFSDRLARRDIKTAQAFCTALLEDTGVAILPSSDFGFVPDHLGARLAFVDFDGTQALGLAGGDYAEQALGDDFVKQACPRIVLAMDKMEKWLNSL; translated from the coding sequence ATGGACATCAAAAAAGACCATCGCTTCGCCATCAACCTGAACGTTCGGGGCATCCAGCCCTCTTCCACCCTGCGCATCAACGAGCTGAGTAACCAGCTACGTTCCGAGGGCAAGGACATCATCAAACTGGGCCTGGGCCAGTCTCCGTTCCCGGTGCCAGAGCGCGTGGTTGATGCCCTCAAAGAGCACGCCCACGAGAAAGATTACCTGCCGGTGAAAGGCCTCAAAGGCCTGCGCGAGGCTATTGCCGGTTACATTAACCGGGCCGAGCGTATGCGTTGCACCTGGGAAGACGTGCTGATCGGCCCGGGCTCGAAAGAGCTGCTGTTTATTCTGCAGCTGGCCTACTACGGTGACCTGCTGATTCCGCGCCCGAGCTGGGTATCCTATGCGCCCCAGGCCCGAATCATCGGCCGCTCGGTACACTGGCTGCCCACCCACGCGGAGAACAACTGGCAGCTGACCGCAGAAGAGCTGGACATCATCTGCCGGGACGACCCGTCGCGCCCGCGTATCCTGATCCTGAACTACCCGTCCAACCCCACCGGTTGCACCTACACCGACGACCAGTTGCTGGCCATCGCCAACGTGGCGCGCAAGTACAACCTGATACTGTTATCGGATGAGATCTACGGTGAAGTGCACTTTGAGGGCAAGCATAAATCCATCGCCCGTTATTACCCGGAGGGCACCATCATCAGCACCGGCATGAGCAAGTGGTTGGGTGCCGGCGGCTGGCGCCTTGGCGCCTTCATCTTCCCGTCGGAACTGCGCCCGCTACAGGATGCCATGGCCATCATTGCCAGTGAGACCTTCACCTCCACCGCAGCGCCTATCCAGCATGCTGCCATCACCGCCTTTGACGGTGGCGAGGACATCGACGAGTACCTGAAACAGTCCCGTCGGGTGCTGAAAGTGGTGGGTGAATACGTTTACACCCGTTTGAGCGCCATGGGTGCAGTGGTGCAAAAGCCGGAGGGGGCCTTCTACCTGTTCCCGGATTTCTCCAGCTTCAGCGACAGACTGGCCCGCAGGGATATCAAGACCGCCCAGGCGTTCTGCACCGCCCTGCTCGAAGACACCGGCGTGGCCATTCTGCCCTCCAGTGACTTCGGCTTTGTGCCGGACCACCTGGGCGCGCGCCTGGCGTTCGTTGACTTCGATGGCACCCAGGCCCTGGGCCTGGCCGGTGGTGACTACGCCGAGCAGGCGCTGGGCGACGATTTCGTCAAACAGGCCTGCCCGCGCATTGTGCTGGCCATGGACAAGATGGAGAAGTGGCTGAACAGCCTGTAA
- the pdxA gene encoding 4-hydroxythreonine-4-phosphate dehydrogenase PdxA codes for MTTPVILALTAGEPAGIGPELCLQLALEPRQTGIVVVACKTLLADRARQLGLVVELHDWHPGQTPDTRAGHVSVCHVEGCASTVAGRLHAGNSQYVLDTLTTAARGCLNGDFDGMVTAPVHKGVINEAGIAFSGHTEFLQELCGVERVVMMLATEELRVALVTTHLPLKDVSAAITPERLTQVTRILNADLKTFFGIEKPRILVAGLNPHAGEGGHLGREEIEVIEPTLDKLRAEGIKLTGPLPADTLFTPHWLDNADAVLAMYHDQGLPVLKFQGFGRAVNITLGLPIVRTSVDHGTALDLAGTGKADAGSLHTAIRVGEHMARCRRAAIAGESS; via the coding sequence ATGACGACACCGGTGATTCTGGCTTTGACCGCCGGCGAGCCAGCGGGCATCGGGCCGGAACTGTGCCTGCAACTGGCGCTTGAACCGCGCCAGACTGGTATCGTGGTGGTGGCTTGCAAAACGCTGCTGGCAGACCGTGCCCGGCAGCTTGGTCTGGTCGTAGAGTTACACGACTGGCACCCGGGCCAGACGCCAGACACCCGGGCTGGCCATGTGTCGGTGTGCCATGTGGAAGGCTGCGCGTCTACAGTCGCGGGCCGGTTACACGCCGGCAACAGTCAGTATGTGCTCGATACCCTGACCACCGCCGCCAGGGGCTGCCTGAACGGTGATTTTGACGGTATGGTGACCGCGCCGGTTCACAAAGGCGTGATCAACGAAGCCGGAATCGCGTTCAGCGGCCACACCGAGTTTCTGCAGGAACTCTGCGGTGTTGAACGGGTGGTGATGATGCTGGCTACTGAGGAATTGCGGGTGGCGCTGGTAACCACCCACTTACCCCTGAAGGACGTATCTGCGGCCATTACCCCCGAACGGTTGACCCAGGTAACGCGCATCCTCAACGCCGACCTGAAAACCTTCTTTGGCATTGAAAAACCACGGATCCTGGTGGCGGGGCTGAACCCACACGCCGGCGAGGGTGGCCACCTGGGCCGGGAAGAAATCGAGGTGATCGAGCCGACCCTGGATAAACTCCGGGCCGAAGGTATTAAACTGACCGGCCCGCTGCCGGCCGATACCCTGTTCACCCCACACTGGCTGGATAACGCTGATGCCGTGCTGGCCATGTACCATGACCAGGGCCTGCCGGTACTGAAATTTCAGGGCTTTGGCCGGGCCGTTAACATCACCCTGGGCCTGCCCATTGTCCGTACCTCGGTAGACCACGGCACCGCCCTGGACCTGGCCGGCACCGGCAAGGCCGACGCCGGCAGCCTGCACACCGCCATTCGCGTAGGCGAACACATGGCCCGCTGCCGCCGGGCGGCTATTGCCGGAGAGTCATCATGA
- a CDS encoding response regulator transcription factor produces the protein MIATTLGRGAESAPASAVSLFGRVLLVDDHALFAQGLAGLIQQEMLAAQVKIVSSVEQAADALRHDDNIDLVLLDVALNGEVGLSLFARLSGQSAKPPIVIISSSDDEGTVRAARAAGAKGFLAKSASRASLVRMMRAVGQGQSYFPGGLTAFATDDLPLTPRQREVLSLLAQGFPNKRICQSLDLTEHTVKTHLKAIFTQLGVHNRTECVNKARALGWL, from the coding sequence ATGATTGCGACAACGCTTGGTCGGGGTGCCGAATCCGCCCCGGCATCGGCAGTATCACTCTTCGGGAGGGTGCTGTTGGTGGACGACCATGCGCTGTTTGCTCAAGGACTGGCTGGTCTGATTCAGCAGGAGATGCTGGCAGCGCAGGTGAAAATTGTCTCGTCGGTTGAACAAGCTGCCGATGCCTTGAGGCACGATGACAACATTGATCTGGTGCTGCTGGATGTCGCCCTCAACGGTGAGGTGGGGCTATCTCTGTTCGCCCGGCTGTCTGGTCAGAGTGCCAAGCCGCCCATTGTCATCATTTCCAGCAGCGATGACGAAGGGACGGTGCGAGCCGCCAGGGCCGCCGGTGCCAAAGGTTTTCTTGCCAAATCCGCAAGCAGGGCATCACTGGTGCGAATGATGCGAGCAGTGGGACAGGGGCAGAGCTACTTCCCCGGGGGCCTGACGGCTTTCGCTACTGACGACCTTCCCCTGACGCCACGGCAGCGGGAGGTGTTGTCCCTGCTGGCTCAGGGGTTCCCCAACAAACGCATCTGCCAAAGCCTGGACCTGACCGAACACACCGTGAAAACCCACCTGAAGGCGATCTTCACCCAGCTTGGTGTTCACAACCGGACAGAGTGCGTTAACAAGGCCCGGGCGCTTGGCTGGTTGTAG
- a CDS encoding substrate-binding domain-containing protein, translating into MAKPPRKFLTLCLFVLTAVVLSPASAHELEIHGSNTVGATLAPMLVSGYLQQLGDGNPSSRPTGEENEQILSANAGGRNLSVLVAAHGSSTGFRTLASGRAGIWASSRPVKPSEADQVRAQADLTALESEHVIAIDGLAILVHPSNPINQLSIDTIGQIFAGEIRNWSELGGSNRAITLYARDDRSGTWDTFKSLVLGKAYALHPEALRYESNDQLSDDVSRDPGGIGFSGLASVRNSKLLAVSDGNAPALKPNQLTVASEDYPLSRRLFMYTMGDRTPELAAQLIEFALGTNGQALVAESGFISQNPIAVKPDFDASVPLTFRRLTENYQRLTVNFRFSEGRTKLDNKAQRDLMRVMHYLEAQGRSAEDLLLIGFADTQSHELRAQMISELRALSVRKALNEAGLPRVAYTGYGHYMPVGGTGNQRNGRVEVWIKEQ; encoded by the coding sequence ATGGCGAAACCACCAAGGAAGTTTTTAACTCTCTGCCTGTTCGTGCTCACGGCGGTCGTGCTGTCTCCAGCATCCGCCCATGAGCTTGAAATACACGGGTCGAACACCGTTGGCGCCACGCTGGCCCCCATGTTGGTCTCCGGGTATCTGCAGCAGCTTGGCGACGGCAACCCCAGCAGCCGGCCCACTGGTGAGGAAAATGAACAGATCCTCAGTGCCAACGCCGGCGGCCGGAATCTCAGTGTTCTGGTGGCGGCGCATGGCTCGAGCACCGGCTTTCGAACCCTCGCCAGCGGCCGGGCCGGCATCTGGGCATCATCCCGACCGGTGAAGCCATCCGAGGCCGACCAGGTGCGTGCGCAAGCCGATCTCACCGCGCTGGAAAGCGAGCATGTGATTGCCATTGATGGCCTCGCCATCCTGGTGCACCCATCCAATCCGATCAATCAGCTCAGTATCGACACCATCGGCCAGATCTTTGCCGGTGAGATTCGCAATTGGTCAGAGCTCGGAGGCAGTAACCGGGCTATCACCCTGTACGCGCGGGACGACCGCTCCGGTACCTGGGACACCTTCAAATCCCTGGTGCTGGGCAAAGCCTACGCCCTGCACCCTGAAGCACTGCGTTACGAATCCAACGATCAGCTCTCTGATGATGTGTCCAGAGACCCGGGTGGAATCGGTTTCTCAGGCCTGGCCTCTGTACGCAACAGCAAACTGTTGGCGGTTTCCGACGGCAACGCACCGGCCCTGAAACCGAACCAGCTCACCGTTGCCAGTGAGGACTACCCGTTATCCAGGCGACTGTTCATGTACACCATGGGTGATCGCACGCCGGAATTGGCCGCCCAGTTGATCGAGTTTGCCCTGGGCACCAACGGCCAGGCCCTGGTAGCCGAATCCGGTTTTATTTCCCAGAACCCGATTGCGGTGAAACCGGACTTCGATGCCTCCGTGCCGCTGACCTTCCGTCGCCTGACTGAGAACTACCAACGGCTGACCGTAAACTTCCGGTTTTCTGAAGGCCGCACCAAGCTGGACAACAAAGCACAACGGGATCTGATGCGAGTGATGCACTATCTCGAAGCGCAAGGACGCTCAGCGGAAGACCTGTTGCTGATCGGTTTCGCCGACACCCAGAGCCATGAACTGAGGGCCCAGATGATCTCCGAACTGCGGGCGCTCTCTGTGCGCAAAGCGTTAAACGAGGCAGGCCTGCCCCGGGTCGCCTACACTGGTTATGGGCACTATATGCCGGTGGGCGGCACCGGCAATCAACGTAACGGCCGAGTGGAAGTCTGGATCAAAGAACAATAG
- a CDS encoding sensor histidine kinase — translation MNAEQIQQQQALGFRSLNFTPRLEPVYRKSRSAMIRQRARPVSIAGLALYLVYAIVDILTLPPELASITAGVRLGLVCPIIILVLVLAYQDKPSDQTFEKLYTIAYLVGGVGVIAIILAARKQDYPLPYEGMILMLMFGYFAMGLPFKTAATASGFLVIAYLSTEAFAGTPTPAVLSNGFFLLTANAIGMIGSWVSEYRHRAHFLDRQLLDLMHQATEAESRRKTELITAASHDLRQPLNAIYITLENLKPGEQDNHQSSVIAQVKDMVAQLRRLLGTVLDSARLSEGMIQPEIVPVSLEAMVQELHDLMNETLGQRNITLTIEPQPAGYPVLADPGLLLRILQNLVINAADHSGGNAITVSSQCQDHWVTLRVADNGKGVAPELGEQLFQPYVRGNSPAPCPGLGLGLTIVREFTGLMDGRCGVDSRPHQGSVFWIELPATTTSQAPGPC, via the coding sequence ATGAACGCTGAACAAATCCAACAACAGCAAGCGCTGGGCTTCAGGTCTCTGAACTTTACCCCCAGGCTGGAGCCCGTTTACCGGAAATCCAGATCAGCCATGATTCGGCAACGGGCAAGGCCGGTGTCGATTGCCGGCCTGGCCCTGTACCTGGTCTATGCGATCGTAGACATTCTCACCCTGCCTCCGGAGCTGGCCAGCATCACCGCCGGGGTGCGCCTGGGCTTAGTCTGCCCGATAATCATCCTGGTGCTCGTACTCGCCTATCAGGACAAGCCTTCCGACCAGACGTTCGAGAAACTGTATACGATCGCCTATCTGGTTGGCGGTGTCGGTGTGATCGCCATTATCCTGGCGGCCCGAAAACAAGACTATCCGCTGCCCTATGAGGGCATGATCCTGATGCTGATGTTCGGCTATTTCGCCATGGGCCTACCATTCAAAACCGCGGCCACCGCTTCCGGTTTTCTGGTCATCGCCTACTTGAGCACAGAGGCCTTTGCGGGCACGCCCACCCCCGCCGTCCTGAGCAATGGCTTCTTTCTGCTGACCGCAAACGCCATCGGCATGATAGGTTCCTGGGTCAGCGAATACCGGCATCGTGCGCACTTTCTGGACCGCCAGCTATTGGACCTGATGCACCAGGCCACTGAAGCTGAAAGCCGGCGAAAGACCGAACTGATTACCGCCGCCAGCCACGATCTGCGCCAGCCTTTGAATGCTATTTACATCACCCTGGAAAACCTGAAACCAGGCGAACAGGATAACCACCAGAGCTCCGTCATTGCTCAAGTCAAAGACATGGTGGCCCAGCTACGCCGCCTGCTCGGAACCGTGCTCGACAGCGCTCGCCTGAGTGAAGGGATGATCCAACCGGAAATAGTGCCGGTCAGCCTCGAGGCCATGGTTCAGGAACTACACGACCTGATGAACGAGACGCTCGGCCAACGCAATATCACTCTGACCATCGAACCACAGCCTGCCGGATACCCCGTTCTGGCTGACCCGGGCCTGTTGCTGCGCATACTGCAGAACCTGGTGATCAATGCGGCCGACCATAGCGGTGGCAATGCCATTACCGTCAGCAGCCAATGCCAGGACCACTGGGTAACGCTGCGGGTAGCCGACAACGGCAAAGGGGTGGCGCCAGAGCTGGGGGAGCAGTTGTTCCAGCCCTACGTCCGTGGCAACAGCCCGGCGCCCTGCCCGGGGCTTGGTTTGGGGCTGACCATCGTCCGGGAATTCACCGGCCTGATGGATGGCCGGTGCGGTGTCGACTCCCGGCCTCACCAGGGTAGCGTGTTCTGGATTGAGCTACCGGCCACTACAACCAGCCAAGCGCCCGGGCCTTGTTAA
- a CDS encoding DUF423 domain-containing protein — protein sequence MMGALAGLLAVMAGAFGAHGLRHVVSERGLEVFQTAVSYQMYHALVLVVASLMPALGLSQRLLGVACGFWLAGIVLFSGSLYLLVLSGHHWLGPVTPIGGVCFMIGWALLVAAALKK from the coding sequence ATGATGGGAGCTTTGGCCGGCCTGTTGGCGGTGATGGCGGGTGCCTTCGGTGCCCACGGTTTGCGCCACGTGGTGAGCGAGCGGGGCCTGGAAGTGTTCCAGACGGCTGTCAGTTACCAGATGTACCACGCCCTGGTGCTGGTGGTAGCGAGCCTGATGCCGGCTCTGGGCTTGTCCCAGCGCTTACTTGGCGTCGCTTGCGGCTTCTGGCTCGCAGGCATTGTGCTGTTCAGCGGCAGCCTGTATCTGCTGGTGTTGTCCGGCCATCACTGGCTCGGGCCGGTTACGCCGATTGGCGGTGTCTGTTTCATGATTGGTTGGGCCTTGCTGGTTGCGGCGGCCCTGAAAAAGTAA
- a CDS encoding inositol monophosphatase family protein, producing the protein MSDSVSLREITDFAEALAREAGELIRHERQENTLRTDYKQQTELVTHADVMADEFITGAIRERFPDHRILSEETMPDLSQAEELDTPLWIIDPIDGTVNYAYGHPQVAVSIAYAERGQVQVGVVHAPFPNETFRATKGEGATLNGQAIRHSGAKEPRQSLFATGFPYTKDNLEPLVRRLDAMIHQCRDLRRIGSAALDICWVACGRLDIYYENVSPWDFAAARLIAWEAGATVGHFSDVPDGYPADLWGRDILISAPAVWEPVRATLRSASGYD; encoded by the coding sequence ATGTCTGATTCTGTTTCTCTGCGCGAAATCACCGATTTTGCCGAAGCCCTGGCCAGAGAGGCCGGCGAGCTGATCCGCCACGAGCGCCAGGAAAACACCCTGCGCACCGACTACAAGCAGCAGACGGAACTGGTTACCCACGCCGATGTGATGGCCGATGAATTCATCACCGGCGCCATCCGCGAACGCTTCCCCGATCACCGCATTTTGTCTGAAGAAACCATGCCGGACCTGTCCCAGGCAGAGGAGCTGGACACGCCGCTGTGGATCATCGACCCCATCGACGGCACGGTAAACTACGCCTATGGGCACCCGCAGGTGGCGGTGTCGATTGCCTATGCGGAGCGCGGTCAGGTGCAGGTAGGTGTGGTACACGCGCCGTTCCCGAATGAAACCTTCCGGGCCACCAAGGGCGAAGGCGCCACCCTGAATGGCCAGGCCATTCGCCACAGCGGCGCTAAGGAACCCCGGCAAAGCCTGTTTGCCACCGGCTTCCCCTACACCAAGGACAACCTGGAACCGCTGGTAAGGCGGCTGGATGCGATGATTCACCAGTGCCGGGACCTGCGCCGCATTGGTTCGGCGGCCCTGGACATCTGCTGGGTGGCCTGTGGCCGCCTGGATATCTACTACGAGAACGTCAGCCCCTGGGACTTCGCCGCCGCCCGCCTGATTGCCTGGGAAGCCGGCGCCACGGTGGGCCACTTCAGCGACGTGCCCGATGGCTACCCGGCCGATCTCTGGGGCCGCGATATCCTCATCTCCGCCCCGGCCGTATGGGAGCCCGTACGGGCCACACTCCGTTCTGCTTCGGGTTATGACTGA
- a CDS encoding symmetrical bis(5'-nucleosyl)-tetraphosphatase, which produces MTDYAIGDIQGCYERLRDVLAKVDFSPSRDRLWVAGDLINRGPASLETLRYIESLGDAAVVVLGNHDLHLLAVALGGHSPKRKDTLHDILDAPDHDRLIHWLRQQYLCVHDEKRNLVMAHAGLPHIWSVDQAVACAREVEAVIRGGQAQEYFSQMYGNQPERWCDTLTGMDRWRVITNYFTRMRFIAEDGSLELATKESADNAPPGFAPWFTYPRKDDVKVIFGHWAALEGNTGSDRFIGLDTGCVWGGALTLMNLDSGELIHCDCA; this is translated from the coding sequence ATGACTGACTACGCCATTGGCGATATTCAGGGTTGCTATGAGCGGTTGCGGGATGTTCTGGCGAAAGTGGATTTTTCGCCCTCCCGGGACCGGCTCTGGGTGGCGGGCGACCTGATTAATCGCGGGCCCGCCTCACTGGAAACCCTGCGTTACATTGAAAGCCTGGGCGACGCTGCCGTGGTGGTGTTGGGGAATCACGATTTGCACTTGCTGGCGGTTGCCCTGGGGGGCCACAGCCCGAAGCGCAAAGACACCCTGCACGATATCCTGGATGCACCGGACCATGACCGCTTGATCCACTGGCTGCGCCAACAATATCTGTGCGTGCACGACGAAAAACGTAACCTGGTTATGGCCCATGCCGGGCTGCCTCATATCTGGAGCGTGGACCAGGCAGTGGCCTGTGCCCGGGAAGTAGAAGCCGTGATCCGGGGCGGGCAGGCGCAGGAATATTTCAGCCAAATGTATGGCAATCAGCCGGAGCGCTGGTGTGATACCCTCACTGGTATGGACCGTTGGCGGGTGATCACCAACTACTTCACCCGGATGCGTTTTATCGCCGAAGACGGCAGCCTGGAGCTGGCCACCAAAGAGTCGGCGGATAATGCACCGCCGGGCTTCGCGCCCTGGTTTACCTACCCCCGGAAAGACGATGTAAAGGTGATCTTCGGCCACTGGGCTGCGCTGGAAGGCAACACCGGCAGCGACCGGTTTATCGGCCTGGATACCGGCTGTGTCTGGGGTGGCGCCCTGACCCTGATGAATCTGGATTCCGGGGAGCTGATTCACTGTGACTGCGCTTAA
- the thiS gene encoding sulfur carrier protein ThiS, with protein sequence MQVQVNGEHMELPGGATIATLIEHLTLAGKRVAVEVNEDIVPRSQHPSFTLSDGDRVEVVHAIGGG encoded by the coding sequence ATGCAGGTTCAGGTAAATGGTGAGCACATGGAACTCCCCGGTGGAGCAACCATTGCGACCTTGATTGAGCATCTCACGCTGGCCGGGAAACGGGTCGCGGTTGAGGTCAACGAAGATATAGTGCCCCGCAGTCAGCACCCGAGTTTCACCCTGAGCGATGGCGACCGGGTGGAAGTGGTGCACGCTATCGGCGGCGGTTAA
- the rsmA gene encoding 16S rRNA (adenine(1518)-N(6)/adenine(1519)-N(6))-dimethyltransferase RsmA codes for MSNHPGHKARKRFGQNFLHDPGVIEKIVRSINPKPDDAIVEIGPGLGAITEEILAVNPRLQVVELDRDLIPVLRTKFFNYPEFRIHEADALSFDFSQLVVDGRPLRIVGNLPYNISTPLIFHLLAQSGVVQDMHFMLQKEVVQRLAATPGDNNYGRLGIMAQYFCKVQPLFEVGPGAFRPAPKVDSAIVRLVPHKELPHPAKNLKTLQAVVRTAFNARRKTLRKALAALVTVEQLQSVGINDGLRPENLSLADYVKIADLLADSGPLNVEVDEVSND; via the coding sequence ATGAGTAACCATCCGGGCCACAAGGCCCGTAAACGTTTCGGCCAGAACTTCCTTCATGATCCGGGCGTGATCGAGAAGATTGTCCGGTCGATCAATCCGAAACCGGACGATGCCATTGTCGAAATCGGTCCTGGTCTCGGTGCGATCACCGAAGAGATTCTGGCGGTTAATCCGCGCCTGCAGGTGGTGGAGCTGGACCGGGACCTGATTCCGGTGCTGCGCACCAAATTCTTCAATTATCCCGAGTTCCGGATTCACGAAGCCGATGCCCTGAGTTTCGATTTCAGCCAGCTGGTGGTGGATGGTCGCCCACTGCGAATCGTCGGCAACCTACCCTATAACATCTCAACGCCGCTGATCTTCCACCTGCTGGCGCAGTCCGGGGTGGTTCAGGACATGCACTTCATGTTGCAGAAAGAAGTGGTGCAGCGGCTGGCGGCCACGCCGGGCGACAATAATTATGGCCGACTGGGTATCATGGCCCAGTACTTCTGCAAGGTGCAGCCGCTGTTTGAAGTGGGCCCGGGGGCTTTCCGGCCGGCTCCGAAAGTGGATTCTGCCATCGTTCGCCTGGTACCCCACAAGGAATTGCCGCACCCGGCCAAGAACCTCAAGACCCTTCAGGCCGTGGTGCGCACCGCTTTCAACGCGCGCCGGAAGACCCTGCGCAAGGCACTGGCGGCTCTGGTGACGGTGGAACAGTTGCAGTCTGTGGGCATCAACGACGGCCTGCGGCCGGAAAACCTGAGCCTGGCCGACTACGTCAAGATTGCCGACTTGCTGGCGGACTCCGGCCCGCTTAACGTCGAGGTAGATGAGGTAAGTAATGACTGA